The proteins below come from a single Nocardioides eburneiflavus genomic window:
- a CDS encoding FHA domain-containing protein, with the protein MPFCTACGKQNPDDARFCAQCGTRLLGGEDTGASPVEPSQVESTATITFASPDQRESSDRQLSPVDAAAVDALPAGHALLVVQRGPSAGSRFLLDTEVVGAGRHPDSEIFLDDVTVSRRHAEFRRSGNGYSVSDVGSLNGTYVNRDRIDSVELNDGDEVQIGKYRLVFFSSHPDH; encoded by the coding sequence ATGCCGTTCTGCACCGCCTGTGGCAAGCAGAACCCTGACGATGCCCGCTTCTGTGCCCAGTGCGGCACCAGGCTGCTCGGCGGGGAGGACACGGGTGCGAGCCCGGTCGAGCCGAGCCAGGTCGAGAGCACCGCGACCATCACGTTCGCCTCTCCCGACCAGCGCGAGTCCTCCGACAGGCAGCTGAGCCCCGTCGACGCCGCGGCGGTCGACGCCCTCCCGGCGGGTCACGCCCTGCTGGTCGTGCAGCGTGGCCCGAGCGCCGGCAGCCGGTTCCTCCTCGACACCGAGGTCGTCGGCGCCGGACGGCACCCGGACAGCGAGATCTTCCTCGACGACGTGACCGTCTCGCGTCGGCACGCGGAGTTCCGCCGCTCCGGCAACGGCTACAGCGTCAGCGATGTCGGCAGCCTCAACGGCACCTACGTCAACCGTGACCGGATCGACTCCGTCGAGCTCAACGACGGGGACGAGGTACAGATCGGCAAGTACCGCCTCGTCTTCTTCTCCTCCCACCCGGACCACTGA
- a CDS encoding DUF881 domain-containing protein: MPEPTPEHQASSASDEPGRTADPDVTAGRTRPSLVPSRRQAVVAVLLAVLGFAFVVQVRDTNANDTYAGLREGELIEVLDGLTGTAERARREVDRLESRRDELRDESQARAAALDEAEQRVRTLNIIAGLVPVTGPGLRVTITESTGRVAVGSLLDTVQELRTAGAEAMEFNDSIRLGADSSFENAVGGIELDDQLLEPPYVLDVIGDPHILRTALSFSTGPIETLEGLDGATVAVEELESVEITSVREAARPEYAELGTGQ, from the coding sequence ATGCCTGAGCCCACACCCGAGCACCAGGCCAGCTCCGCGTCCGACGAGCCCGGCCGCACGGCCGACCCCGACGTGACCGCGGGGAGGACGCGGCCCTCGCTCGTGCCCTCGCGCCGCCAGGCGGTCGTCGCGGTGCTGCTGGCCGTCCTCGGCTTCGCCTTCGTCGTCCAGGTGCGCGACACCAATGCCAACGACACCTACGCCGGACTGCGCGAGGGCGAGCTGATCGAGGTGCTCGACGGTCTCACCGGCACCGCGGAGCGGGCCCGGCGCGAGGTCGACCGCCTCGAGAGCCGCCGCGACGAGCTGCGCGACGAGAGCCAGGCCCGCGCGGCGGCGCTCGACGAGGCGGAGCAGCGGGTGCGTACGCTCAACATCATCGCCGGCCTGGTGCCGGTCACGGGGCCCGGGCTGCGGGTGACCATCACCGAGAGCACCGGGCGCGTCGCGGTCGGCTCGTTGCTCGACACGGTCCAGGAGCTCCGCACCGCAGGGGCCGAGGCGATGGAGTTCAACGACTCCATCAGGCTCGGCGCGGACAGCTCCTTCGAGAACGCCGTCGGCGGCATCGAGCTGGACGACCAGCTGCTGGAGCCGCCGTACGTCCTCGACGTGATCGGCGACCCCCACATCCTCCGCACCGCCCTCAGCTTCTCGACCGGGCCGATCGAGACGCTCGAGGGCCTCGACGGAGCCACGGTGGCCGTCGAGGAGCTCGAGTCCGTCGAGATCACGAGCGTGCGCGAGGCCGCCCGACCTGAGTATGCGGAGCTCGGCACCGGCCAGTAG
- a CDS encoding serine hydrolase domain-containing protein, with protein MSDQRQRLLDVAQAEGRLTSVVGAVFDRYGAVWAGGAGQAPGLDGQYRIGSITKTMTAVLVMQARDAGLLDLDDPLSAHLGDVGYGEVTVRDALAHSSGMQSEPRGPWWERTRGGDFAALARANDGSGRVAGAGEWFHYSNLGYGLLGEVVARRLGAPWRHLVAERLLQPLGMRATSYLPRPGAQPGWSVDHFTGIRVHEPLTDTGAMAPAGQLWSTLADLVTWGQVLGGARADVLSADSLEEMQRPVMPDYGLGLMLGMHSGGRLVGHNGSMPGFLAALHVDPGSGIGAAVLSNATTGINPRDLAVSLIEGDPDADDARPAPWRPTVVLPPEAYGVPGLWFWGNTAFDVRWHNEGLELRAMARGNVVTDRFEIGDGGLVGTLGYHRGERLDVVRRPDGSVHHLECATFVYTRPPYDPDVDIPGGHPR; from the coding sequence GTGAGTGACCAGCGGCAGCGGCTGCTCGACGTCGCCCAGGCCGAGGGCCGGCTGACGTCCGTGGTCGGCGCCGTCTTCGACCGCTACGGCGCGGTGTGGGCCGGGGGCGCGGGGCAGGCCCCGGGCCTCGACGGCCAGTACCGGATCGGGTCGATCACCAAGACCATGACGGCCGTGCTGGTGATGCAGGCGCGCGACGCCGGGCTGCTCGACCTCGACGACCCGCTGTCCGCCCACCTCGGTGACGTCGGCTACGGCGAGGTGACCGTCCGCGACGCCCTGGCGCACTCCTCAGGCATGCAGAGCGAGCCCCGGGGGCCGTGGTGGGAGCGCACCCGCGGCGGCGACTTCGCGGCCCTGGCGCGCGCCAACGACGGCAGCGGGCGGGTGGCCGGGGCAGGGGAGTGGTTCCACTACTCGAACCTCGGCTACGGACTGCTCGGCGAGGTGGTCGCCCGCCGCCTCGGAGCACCGTGGCGGCACCTCGTCGCGGAGCGCCTGCTGCAGCCGCTCGGCATGCGGGCCACGTCCTACCTGCCCCGCCCCGGCGCGCAGCCCGGGTGGAGCGTCGACCACTTCACGGGGATCCGGGTCCACGAGCCGCTGACGGACACCGGTGCGATGGCGCCCGCGGGTCAGCTCTGGTCGACGCTCGCCGACCTCGTCACGTGGGGACAGGTCCTCGGCGGGGCGCGGGCCGACGTGCTGTCGGCGGACTCGCTGGAGGAGATGCAGCGGCCGGTCATGCCCGACTACGGCCTCGGACTGATGCTCGGGATGCACTCCGGCGGCCGGCTGGTCGGCCACAACGGCTCGATGCCCGGCTTCCTCGCCGCGCTGCACGTCGACCCGGGCAGCGGGATCGGCGCTGCGGTGCTCAGCAACGCCACCACCGGGATCAACCCGCGCGACCTTGCCGTGTCCCTGATCGAGGGCGACCCCGACGCCGACGACGCCCGGCCGGCACCCTGGCGGCCCACCGTCGTGCTGCCGCCCGAGGCGTACGGAGTGCCGGGCCTGTGGTTCTGGGGCAACACCGCCTTCGACGTCCGGTGGCACAACGAGGGCCTCGAGCTGCGCGCCATGGCGCGGGGCAACGTGGTGACCGACCGATTCGAGATCGGCGACGGCGGCCTGGTCGGCACGCTCGGCTACCACCGCGGCGAGCGGCTCGACGTCGTACGCCGCCCCGACGGGTCGGTGCACCACCTCGAGTGCGCGACCTTCGTCTACACGCGCCCGCCGTACGACCCGGACGTCGACATCCCCGGCGGACACCCCCGCTGA
- a CDS encoding MerR family transcriptional regulator yields MSASTSPGSSRGARYNIGQVLDQLRPDFPGVTIPKIRFLEEQGLVKPERTAAGYRKFSGNDVERLRYILLMQRDHYLPLKVIGDHLDAIDRGLEPPAIESVVPTVPKVALSSDGLPSPESFRRSSDLRLSRRELIKVADISEELLDQLEQYGLVAARTGTNHFDSDALVVAQTARELADFGFEPRHLRAFKTAADREVGLVQQVVAPLARGRDAAARGRAEDATSEIAALSVRLHATLVKVGLDRGI; encoded by the coding sequence GTGAGTGCCTCGACCTCTCCGGGCTCGAGTCGCGGCGCCCGCTACAACATCGGGCAGGTCCTCGACCAGCTCCGCCCCGACTTCCCGGGCGTGACGATCCCCAAGATCCGGTTCCTCGAGGAACAGGGCCTGGTCAAGCCCGAGCGCACCGCAGCGGGCTACCGAAAGTTCTCCGGCAACGACGTCGAGCGGTTGCGCTACATCCTGCTGATGCAGCGCGACCACTACCTGCCGCTCAAGGTGATCGGTGACCACCTCGACGCCATCGACCGCGGCCTGGAGCCGCCCGCCATCGAGTCGGTCGTGCCGACCGTGCCCAAGGTGGCGCTGAGCTCCGACGGCCTGCCGAGTCCCGAGTCGTTCCGACGGTCCAGCGACCTGCGCCTCTCCCGGCGAGAGCTGATCAAGGTGGCCGACATCTCCGAGGAGCTGCTCGACCAGCTCGAGCAGTACGGGTTGGTGGCCGCACGGACCGGCACGAACCACTTCGACAGCGACGCCCTGGTCGTCGCGCAGACCGCCCGCGAGCTCGCCGACTTCGGCTTCGAGCCACGCCACCTGCGCGCCTTCAAGACCGCGGCGGACCGTGAGGTCGGCCTGGTGCAGCAGGTCGTGGCACCCCTCGCGCGCGGTCGCGACGCCGCGGCGCGTGGTCGGGCCGAGGACGCGACCTCCGAGATCGCGGCCCTGTCGGTGCGCCTGCACGCCACGCTCGTCAAGGTCGGCCTCGACCGCGGAATCTGA
- a CDS encoding TFIIB-type zinc ribbon-containing protein — protein MTQDATPPGEARAPRESPFDGPPLSLEEELAAARADPEPGPDIDTVNESLADGLNRCPKCGSTDVRLRGSTEMLVCLFCRHQWQEARVEEEFGLGVGIDDLEGTVVAGGAEEISGDDDVITMTCGGCGADVVVDTAHAMNARCHWCRHTLNVNQRTPNGAVPDAVLPFRLTRDEAVEKIRAFASKRRLFAHPRFKKEFVPENVLGVYLPYLVIDARAEAAYVGQGEVQTRRWTEKQGDNTVTYYAADVYRVDRSVAFTVDDLTVEGAADRADFGAGTTNNIVNTILPFDTKNAVKWNSSYLVGFTSEKRDLDVADLQPVLEDQLLSIGRSQVHDTLAEFDRGVRWEAEKVDVRGSRWVSMYLPVWLYSYYQENTRMLHYIAVNARTGETMGSVPVSQPRLIAAALTVGTVLEGIAGWILVATA, from the coding sequence ATGACGCAGGACGCCACACCACCCGGCGAGGCCCGCGCGCCGCGCGAGTCGCCGTTCGACGGTCCGCCGCTCTCGCTGGAGGAGGAGCTCGCCGCCGCGCGCGCCGATCCGGAGCCCGGCCCCGACATCGACACGGTCAACGAGTCCCTCGCCGACGGCCTCAACCGGTGCCCGAAGTGCGGCTCGACCGACGTCCGGCTGCGCGGGTCGACCGAGATGCTCGTGTGCCTGTTCTGCCGCCACCAGTGGCAGGAGGCGCGCGTCGAGGAGGAGTTCGGGCTCGGCGTGGGGATCGACGACCTCGAGGGGACCGTCGTGGCCGGCGGCGCCGAGGAGATCTCCGGCGACGACGACGTGATCACGATGACGTGCGGTGGGTGCGGGGCCGACGTCGTGGTCGACACCGCGCACGCGATGAACGCGCGGTGCCACTGGTGCCGACACACGCTCAACGTCAACCAGCGCACGCCCAACGGCGCGGTGCCCGACGCGGTGCTGCCGTTCCGGCTGACCCGGGACGAGGCGGTGGAGAAGATCCGCGCGTTCGCCTCCAAGCGGCGCCTCTTCGCGCACCCGCGGTTCAAGAAGGAGTTCGTCCCGGAGAACGTGCTCGGTGTCTACCTGCCCTACCTCGTCATCGACGCCCGCGCGGAGGCGGCGTACGTCGGGCAGGGCGAGGTGCAGACGCGGCGCTGGACCGAGAAGCAGGGCGACAACACGGTCACCTACTACGCCGCCGACGTCTACCGCGTCGACCGCTCGGTCGCGTTCACCGTCGACGACCTGACCGTCGAGGGTGCCGCGGACCGGGCGGACTTCGGCGCCGGCACGACCAACAACATCGTGAACACGATCCTGCCCTTCGACACGAAGAACGCCGTGAAGTGGAACTCCAGCTACCTCGTCGGGTTCACCAGCGAGAAGCGGGACCTCGACGTCGCCGACCTGCAGCCCGTCCTGGAGGACCAGCTGCTCTCCATCGGTCGCTCCCAGGTCCACGACACGCTGGCCGAGTTCGACCGCGGGGTGCGCTGGGAGGCCGAGAAGGTGGACGTCAGGGGCTCGCGATGGGTCTCGATGTACCTGCCGGTGTGGCTCTACTCCTACTACCAGGAGAACACCCGCATGCTGCACTACATCGCGGTGAACGCCCGCACCGGCGAGACGATGGGCAGCGTTCCCGTCTCGCAACCGAGGCTCATCGCCGCGGCACTGACCGTCGGCACGGTGCTCGAGGGCATCGCCGGGTGGATCCTGGTGGCGACGGCATGA
- the gcvP gene encoding aminomethyl-transferring glycine dehydrogenase, which yields MGEFVARHIGPDDAAVAHMLAELGHDSLESLMSAAVPGGIRTPAGLDLPDPLDEEATARALRTLASQNRPAEAMIGLGYHATITPPVIRRNVLEDPSWYTAYTPYQPEISQGRLEALLNFQTVVADLTGLPTANASLLDEGTAAAEAMTLVRRAQRNATGPFVVDADALPQTIDVIRTRAEGMGIEVVVADLRDGLPDGELCGVLVQYPGASGSVLDPRPVIDAVHERGGLAVVAADILSLAVLEAPGASGADVVVGSSQRFGVPLFYGGPHAGFMSVAAGLERHLPGRLVGVSVDAEGRPAYRLALQTREQHIRRDKATSNICTAQVLLAVVASMYAVYHGPEGLRRIARRTHDHANRIAASLRAGGVQVVNDTWFDTLTVAVPGRAGEVVTAARQVGLHLRLIDEDHVGLSTSERTSPSTVAAVLKAFGVAPSGDATSGLPEALHRTTDFLTHEVFNSHRSETQMLRYLHRLSSRDYALDRGMIPLGSCTMKLNATTEMEPISLPGFADLHPFAPAQDATGYRELVDDVETWLAEVTGYDKVSVQPNAGSQGELAGLLAIRGYHAANRAADGSGPVRDICLIPSSAHGTNAASAVMAGMKVVVVKAADDGSVDLDDLRAKCDQHADTLAAIMVTYPSTHGAYEDTITDLCKIVHDHGGQVYVDGANLNALLGYAKPGEFGGDVSHLNLHKTFCIPHGGGGPGVGPVAVRAHLEPYLPSHGWHPEADKREGIGPISAAPYGSAGILPITWAYIRMMGAEGLTRATAVAVLSANYIAHRLGDHFPVLYRGRGDLVAHECILDLRGITKASGVTVDDVAKRLVDHGFHAPTMSFPVAGTLMVEPTESEDLAEIDRFCDAMIAIREEIARVEAGEWTPEDSPLRHAPHTARALVGEWDRPYSREVGVFPRGIDPDKYWPPVARIDQAYGDRNLVCACPPPEAFEQD from the coding sequence CTGGGCGAGTTCGTCGCCCGCCACATCGGCCCCGACGACGCCGCGGTCGCGCACATGCTGGCGGAGCTCGGCCACGACTCGCTCGAGTCCCTGATGAGCGCGGCGGTGCCGGGCGGGATCCGTACGCCCGCCGGGCTCGACCTGCCCGACCCCCTGGACGAAGAGGCCACCGCACGCGCGCTGCGCACGCTGGCCTCGCAGAACCGGCCCGCCGAGGCGATGATCGGCCTCGGCTACCACGCCACGATCACCCCGCCGGTGATCCGCCGCAACGTGCTCGAGGACCCCTCCTGGTACACCGCCTACACGCCCTACCAGCCGGAGATCTCCCAGGGCCGTCTCGAGGCACTGCTCAACTTCCAGACCGTCGTCGCCGACCTCACCGGCCTGCCGACCGCCAACGCGTCCCTCCTCGACGAGGGGACCGCTGCCGCCGAGGCGATGACCCTCGTACGCCGGGCCCAGCGCAATGCGACGGGACCGTTCGTCGTCGACGCCGACGCCCTTCCACAGACCATCGACGTGATCCGCACCCGCGCCGAGGGGATGGGCATCGAGGTGGTCGTGGCCGACCTGCGCGACGGCCTGCCCGACGGCGAGCTGTGCGGCGTCCTCGTCCAGTACCCCGGAGCCTCGGGATCCGTGCTCGACCCGCGACCAGTCATCGACGCCGTCCACGAGCGCGGCGGCCTCGCCGTCGTCGCCGCCGACATCCTGTCCCTCGCCGTGCTCGAGGCACCGGGCGCCTCCGGCGCCGACGTGGTGGTCGGGTCCTCCCAGCGCTTCGGCGTGCCCTTGTTCTACGGCGGCCCGCACGCCGGCTTCATGTCGGTGGCCGCGGGCCTCGAGCGGCACCTGCCCGGCCGGCTGGTGGGGGTGTCGGTCGACGCCGAGGGTCGCCCGGCCTACCGCCTCGCCCTGCAGACGCGCGAGCAGCACATCCGCCGCGACAAGGCGACCTCCAACATCTGCACCGCGCAGGTGCTGCTGGCGGTCGTGGCGTCGATGTACGCCGTCTACCACGGCCCCGAGGGCCTGCGCCGGATCGCGCGGCGCACCCACGACCACGCCAACCGCATCGCGGCGTCGCTGCGGGCCGGGGGAGTGCAGGTCGTCAACGACACCTGGTTCGACACCCTGACCGTCGCCGTCCCCGGACGCGCGGGCGAGGTGGTGACTGCGGCACGCCAGGTCGGCCTGCACCTGCGCCTGATCGACGAGGACCACGTCGGGCTCTCCACGTCGGAGCGCACCAGCCCGTCCACCGTCGCCGCGGTCCTGAAGGCCTTCGGGGTGGCCCCGAGCGGCGACGCGACGTCCGGGCTGCCCGAGGCGCTGCACCGCACCACCGACTTCCTCACCCACGAGGTCTTCAACTCGCACCGCAGCGAGACCCAGATGCTGCGCTACCTGCACCGGTTGTCCTCGCGCGACTACGCGCTCGACCGCGGGATGATCCCCCTCGGCTCGTGCACGATGAAGCTCAACGCGACGACCGAGATGGAGCCGATCAGCCTGCCCGGCTTCGCCGACCTGCACCCGTTCGCACCCGCCCAGGACGCCACCGGTTATCGGGAGCTCGTCGACGACGTCGAAACGTGGCTGGCCGAGGTCACCGGCTACGACAAGGTCTCGGTGCAGCCCAACGCCGGCTCGCAGGGCGAGCTGGCCGGACTGCTCGCGATCCGCGGCTACCACGCCGCCAACCGGGCTGCCGACGGCTCCGGGCCGGTCCGTGACATCTGCCTGATCCCGTCCTCGGCCCACGGCACCAACGCGGCCTCGGCCGTGATGGCCGGCATGAAGGTGGTCGTGGTCAAGGCCGCCGACGACGGGTCGGTCGACCTCGACGACCTGCGTGCCAAGTGCGACCAGCACGCCGACACCCTGGCCGCGATCATGGTGACGTACCCCTCGACCCACGGGGCCTACGAGGACACCATCACCGACCTCTGCAAGATCGTCCACGACCACGGTGGCCAGGTCTACGTCGACGGCGCCAACCTCAACGCGCTGCTGGGCTACGCCAAGCCGGGCGAGTTCGGGGGCGACGTCTCGCACCTCAACCTGCACAAGACCTTCTGCATCCCCCACGGCGGCGGCGGTCCCGGTGTCGGTCCCGTGGCCGTACGCGCGCACCTCGAGCCGTACCTCCCGTCCCACGGCTGGCACCCCGAGGCGGACAAGCGCGAGGGCATCGGCCCGATCAGCGCGGCGCCCTACGGCTCCGCGGGCATCCTGCCGATCACGTGGGCCTACATCCGGATGATGGGCGCCGAGGGCCTGACCCGCGCGACGGCTGTGGCGGTGCTGTCGGCCAACTACATCGCGCACCGGCTCGGCGACCACTTCCCGGTCCTCTACCGCGGTCGCGGCGACCTGGTCGCCCACGAGTGCATCCTCGACCTGCGGGGCATCACCAAGGCCAGCGGCGTCACGGTTGACGACGTCGCCAAGCGCCTGGTCGACCACGGCTTCCACGCCCCGACCATGTCGTTCCCGGTCGCGGGGACGCTGATGGTCGAGCCGACCGAGTCCGAGGACCTCGCCGAGATCGACCGGTTCTGCGACGCGATGATCGCCATCCGCGAGGAGATCGCCCGGGTCGAGGCGGGGGAGTGGACCCCGGAGGACTCCCCGCTGCGCCACGCGCCCCACACCGCCCGCGCGCTCGTCGGCGAGTGGGACCGTCCCTACTCCCGCGAGGTCGGAGTCTTCCCGCGCGGCATCGACCCCGACAAGTACTGGCCGCCCGTGGCGCGGATCGACCAGGCGTACGGCGACCGCAACCTGGTCTGCGCGTGCCCGCCGCCCGAGGCGTTCGAGCAGGACTGA
- a CDS encoding MerR family transcriptional regulator yields MKAAADAADLAEEQGLLFDDDVSPLPSDTGYRGPTACNAAGITYRQLDYWARTGLVEPSVRGAAGSGSQRLYSFRDILILKVVKRLLDAGISLQQIRTATAHLRERGTDDLTRVTLMSDGASVYECTSNDEVIDLLQGGQGVFGIAIGGVWREIEGTLAELPSERTAEEPAATLPGDELAARRAARQTG; encoded by the coding sequence GTGAAGGCTGCGGCCGACGCCGCCGACCTCGCCGAGGAGCAGGGGCTGCTCTTCGACGACGACGTCTCCCCGCTGCCGAGCGACACCGGCTACCGCGGACCGACGGCGTGCAACGCCGCAGGCATCACCTACCGCCAGCTCGACTACTGGGCCCGTACGGGCTTGGTCGAGCCCAGCGTGCGAGGCGCGGCCGGCTCGGGGTCGCAGCGGCTCTACTCGTTCCGCGACATCCTCATCCTCAAGGTCGTCAAGCGGCTGCTCGACGCCGGGATCTCGCTGCAGCAGATCCGCACCGCGACCGCCCACCTCCGCGAGCGCGGCACCGACGACCTGACCCGAGTCACGCTCATGAGCGACGGCGCCTCGGTCTACGAGTGCACCAGCAACGACGAGGTCATCGACCTGCTCCAGGGCGGCCAGGGCGTCTTCGGCATCGCCATCGGCGGCGTCTGGCGCGAGATCGAGGGCACCCTCGCCGAGCTGCCGTCGGAGCGTACGGCCGAGGAGCCCGCCGCCACCCTCCCGGGTGACGAGCTGGCCGCCCGCCGCGCGGCCCGCCAGACCGGCTGA
- the gcvH gene encoding glycine cleavage system protein GcvH — MYPENLKYTSEHEWVRTPGDTDGSVRVGITDFAQDALGDIVYVSLPQVGDQVTAGETCGELESTKSVSDIYAPVTGEVVATNQALDSTPELVNSDPYEAGWLFEVSVSDTEQVDGLMDAAAYQAGLDG, encoded by the coding sequence GTGTATCCGGAGAACCTCAAGTACACCAGCGAGCACGAGTGGGTCCGTACGCCCGGCGACACCGACGGCTCGGTGCGGGTCGGGATCACCGACTTCGCGCAGGACGCGCTCGGCGACATCGTCTACGTCTCGCTCCCGCAGGTCGGCGACCAGGTGACGGCGGGGGAGACGTGCGGCGAGCTGGAGTCGACCAAGTCGGTCAGCGACATCTACGCACCGGTGACGGGCGAGGTCGTGGCGACCAACCAGGCCCTCGACTCGACGCCCGAGCTCGTCAACAGCGACCCCTACGAGGCCGGCTGGCTGTTCGAGGTGAGCGTGTCCGACACCGAGCAGGTCGACGGCCTGATGGACGCCGCCGCCTACCAGGCCGGCCTGGACGGCTGA
- a CDS encoding SHOCT domain-containing protein — MGLFQAVSGAVGGTLADQWLDFFGVPEGLPATAALFPAVRKGENAGRGSNDGASDGVITNGSKIVVPEGYGLVLIEDGAFTGFAAQPGGYVWDSDEAASQSVFSGGGLVDSIIKQSWERFKFGGRPGSQQTAVFVALKELPNNKFGTQSEIYWDDAFLNTQVGAITRGTYTLKITDPLTFIRNFVSASVIDGKGIFDFTDLDNPAGEQLFNEVVGSLAPAFSMYTNDPAKGNRISRLQQDSVGFAQSLSAAVEENYRWRTDRGLEIAKTAIISIEYDENTRELLRNVQRADALSGSRGNSNLQASVAAGIEAAGENAGPGGLVGMGMATGGMGLGGLQQPTQQPAAAPAPQPAAAPAPPAAAAPAAEDPVVVLKRAKEMLDAGLITQEDYDAAKAKALGL; from the coding sequence ATGGGACTCTTCCAGGCAGTCAGCGGAGCCGTCGGCGGGACGCTCGCTGACCAGTGGCTCGACTTCTTCGGTGTGCCGGAGGGGCTCCCCGCCACGGCCGCGCTGTTCCCGGCGGTCCGCAAGGGCGAGAACGCCGGGCGTGGCTCCAACGACGGCGCCTCGGACGGCGTGATCACCAACGGCTCCAAGATCGTGGTGCCGGAGGGGTACGGACTCGTCCTGATCGAGGACGGCGCGTTCACCGGGTTCGCCGCCCAGCCCGGCGGCTACGTCTGGGACTCCGACGAGGCGGCGTCGCAGTCGGTGTTCTCCGGCGGAGGGCTCGTCGACTCGATCATCAAGCAGAGCTGGGAGCGCTTCAAGTTCGGCGGCCGACCGGGCTCGCAGCAGACCGCGGTCTTCGTCGCGCTCAAGGAGCTGCCCAACAACAAGTTCGGCACCCAGTCGGAGATCTACTGGGACGACGCGTTCCTCAACACGCAGGTCGGCGCGATCACCCGCGGCACCTACACCCTCAAGATCACCGACCCGCTCACCTTCATCCGCAACTTCGTGTCCGCGAGCGTGATCGACGGCAAGGGGATCTTCGACTTCACCGACCTCGACAACCCGGCCGGCGAGCAGCTGTTCAACGAGGTCGTCGGGTCGCTTGCCCCCGCCTTCTCGATGTACACCAACGATCCTGCCAAGGGGAACCGGATCAGCCGGCTCCAGCAGGACTCCGTGGGGTTCGCCCAGTCGCTGTCGGCGGCGGTGGAGGAGAACTACCGCTGGCGCACCGACCGCGGGCTCGAGATCGCCAAGACGGCCATCATCTCGATCGAGTACGACGAGAACACCCGCGAGCTGCTGAGGAACGTCCAGCGCGCCGACGCCCTCTCCGGGTCCCGCGGCAACTCCAACCTCCAGGCCTCCGTGGCCGCCGGCATCGAGGCGGCCGGCGAGAACGCCGGTCCCGGTGGGCTGGTCGGGATGGGCATGGCCACGGGCGGGATGGGACTCGGCGGGCTCCAGCAGCCGACCCAGCAGCCCGCCGCCGCACCTGCCCCGCAGCCGGCCGCGGCACCTGCCCCGCCGGCCGCGGCCGCGCCTGCCGCCGAGGACCCCGTCGTGGTGCTCAAGCGCGCCAAGGAGATGCTCGACGCCGGCCTGATCACCCAGGAGGACTACGACGCGGCGAAGGCCAAGGCGCTTGGCCTCTGA
- a CDS encoding small basic family protein — protein MIAALGLLLGIIAGLVFAPDVPLSLQNYLPIAVVAALDAVFGGLRAYLDGIFDDKVFVVSFVSNVVVAAAIVYLGDQLGVGSQLTTGVIVVLGIRIFSNVAAIRRHVFHA, from the coding sequence GTGATCGCCGCCCTTGGCCTGCTCCTGGGCATCATCGCCGGCCTGGTGTTCGCACCCGACGTGCCCCTCAGCCTGCAGAACTACCTGCCCATCGCGGTCGTCGCCGCCCTCGACGCCGTGTTCGGCGGCCTGCGCGCCTACCTCGACGGGATCTTCGACGACAAGGTCTTCGTGGTCTCGTTCGTCAGCAACGTCGTCGTCGCCGCGGCGATCGTCTACCTCGGCGACCAGCTCGGTGTCGGCTCGCAGCTGACCACCGGCGTCATCGTCGTGCTGGGCATCCGGATCTTCTCCAACGTCGCAGCGATCCGCAGGCACGTGTTCCATGCCTGA
- a CDS encoding bifunctional nuclease family protein, producing MREMDVVGVRVEMPSNQPIVLLREVTGERYLPIWIGAVEATAIAFAQQGVTPPRPLTHDLLRDVLEATGQRLDEVRIVDMQDRVFFARLVFDGGAEVDARPSDSIALALRTGSRIVCSEAVLEEAGLAVPAEQEDEVERFREFLDHVSPDDFEAH from the coding sequence ATGCGCGAAATGGACGTCGTCGGAGTCCGCGTCGAGATGCCCTCCAACCAGCCGATCGTGCTCCTGCGCGAGGTGACGGGGGAGCGCTACCTGCCGATCTGGATCGGGGCGGTGGAGGCCACGGCGATCGCGTTCGCCCAGCAGGGCGTCACGCCGCCGCGTCCGCTGACGCACGACCTGCTGCGCGACGTCCTCGAGGCCACCGGCCAGCGGCTCGACGAGGTGCGCATCGTCGACATGCAGGACCGGGTGTTCTTCGCCCGGCTCGTCTTCGACGGCGGCGCCGAGGTCGACGCCCGGCCATCGGACTCGATCGCCCTCGCGCTGCGCACCGGGAGCCGGATCGTGTGCTCGGAGGCGGTGCTCGAGGAGGCCGGCCTCGCGGTCCCTGCCGAGCAGGAGGACGAGGTGGAGCGGTTCCGCGAGTTCCTCGACCACGTCTCGCCTGACGACTTCGAGGCACACTGA